AGAACGCAGGTACTCACCGAGTCCCTTCGCCTGCGGGTCCAACAGCGCATTCTCGCTGACGCCCCGACCCAGCAGCCCAGTGATGACGAGGTTTACTGCCCGCAGATTCGCCAGCGGGATGACGTCAACCTGCAGACCCGCAGCTTCCGGAATTAGCCGCTGCACCGCGCCGGGTGCCTGCAGCAGGGATAGCAGCCATCGGTAACTGCGATCGGCTCGTTCGTCCGCGGCCGGATCAACCTGCAGCGGATCGTCAGATTTCCAGATCTCCGCGAGGTCATCCGGGCTGTTGATCTCAGGAACGGTCAGTGCATCGGCCTCACCACCAGCTAATGCCACGGCCTCAATCTCAACTGGATCGGGGATCCACACCCCGACATTGGCATTGCCACCCTTATCACCGCTGCGGGCTCCGGCGACCCAACCCAGTGGGATGCGGACCATGTCGGCTCGGCTCGTCTCCTCGACCACTGGCTCAGTCGTTGCGATTGATTCCGGCGTTGCCTGCTCGGCTAGGGGTGAGCTACCGGGCAAGGTCGTAATCTCCTCGCCAGCTAGCGACACCTTTGCGCTAACCGCGGCACCGGCGACGGTTGTCGGCCAAAACACGCCATAGGGGGTTCCGGGTGTGGGGACCGCAGTGGGAAACATACCTGGGTAGCTGGCCAAGGCTGATTCCACTGCTCGAGCGGTAAAGGCTTTTCCGACGTTGTCAGGGTTGCCGTCCTTGACCGTGAGCCGTAAGTGAGCTTGGGCGGAAGCGACGTCAGTGGGGTCTTCGGAGTCAGCTCGCAGCAGATCGACTGTCAGTTCAGTCACGTTCAGCGTGCTGGTGGCGGCCAGCTCAACTGGGGATCGTTTGCAGTCCGCCAGGGTGACTCCAGCGATGGTTCGCAGCGCAACGTCAGCTTTCGCCTCAATATCGAGCCCGGTCAGCACCAGTGTCATCGAGTTGCGGAAGCCGCCCAGGTAGTTCAGTGAGACTTTGAGCCGATCTGGTGGTGGGGCACCGACAACACCGGAAATCCGGACGCGATCACGGCCAACTTGATCCAGTCGAATACTGCGGAAGTCAGCGCTGACATCGGGATTGAGATAGACCGCATCCCCGACTTCATAAAGCAACTGTGCTGTCACGGTTCCAGGACTCACCAAACCGCCGGTACCGGGATGCTTGGTGATCACGCTGGTCCCATCGCCACCGATTTCTGCGATGGGGAATCCGACGTTTTCCAGACTCGGGACGTCGGTAAAGAAGGAGTAGTTGCCGCCCGTAGCCTGGGCGCCACATTCAATAACATGGCCCGCCACCAGGGCCCCGGCGAACCGATTCAGGTCGGCGACGTTGTCGTAATCCCAACCGTGCCACCAAGCGGCTGGACCGATCGCCAACGCTGCATCAGTCACCCGACCGGTGATCACCACGTCGGCTCCTGCCGCCAACGCTGCCGTAATGGCGCGACCCCCGAGATAGGCATTCGCCGCCAAAGAGGGGGTGCCCATGTCCGCAAAGAGCTCCCCGGTGTCCAGATTGCGGAACTCCTCACCGTTGTCCGTCAGCTCGGCAACTCGATCAGAAATATCGTCACCGGTCACCACAGCGATGCGCGGCTGCAAGCCCGCCTTGTCCGCTGCATCCGCGAGCGCGTCAGCCAGCCCTTGCGGATCGAGACCGCCCGCGTCGGTGACCACCTTGATGTTGCGGTCTAGACAGTCGCCGAGCACGTCTTTCATCTGGGTGAGGAAGGTTCGGGCATAGCCGGAACCCACGCCATGCTTCATCCGCTGCCGCGCAAGGATGAGCATGGTGAGTTCCGCTAGCCAATCACCGGTGAGGACATCGATCGGTCCACCGTCCACCATCTCGCGGGCTGCCGACAGTCGATCGCCGAAAAAACCCGAGCAGTTGGCAATCCGGATTGGACGTCGAGACTCAGTCATCGTCGCCCCCTGCCGCGAAAGTTACTAGCACCTGGTGCGCTTCCACCGACTGTCCCGGTGTCACGAGCACCTGATCGATGGTGCCGTCGCTATCCGCAGTGATGCGGTGCTCCATTTTCATGGCCTCCAGTACAACCAGCGTCTCGCCCTCGTTGACCTGCTGCCCGGGCTCTACCTCAATGGCAGCGACAGTTCCTGGCAGTGGGGATACCGGACCTTGATCGCCGGTACCTGCGTCATTTTGTTCGCCGACCGATATTGGCCGGAACTGGAATCTGCCATCTACCCCCACCACGCGGATACCCGCCTCGTCGGTATCAGTCTCGATCCGACTCACAAGTCCGTCGATCTCCACCAACAGAAACTGATCCGGCAACGCATCTTCATCCGGGGCCGGCCGGGTAACCCGCACCTCGCCGATGAACTCCCGTTCTGCGCTGTAGGGTTCCTCGCCAGGATTCAGCCATACCCGCCAACGGTTATCGCGGCCGGACTCATGCAGTACCCATACACGGCGCGCGGACTCACCCGAGCCGTACTGCAGGCCAAGGAACCCCGGCGTGCCACTCACGTTGCGGAACCGCGGCGGCACTGGGTCGGCACTCAGGTTGCCTGCGAACACATCGGTGATCCAGTGATCAGCGGCATCTACGGTGTCGAGATGATGGAAAGCCGCCGCCACTACTAGTGCTGGCGGCGGATTCTGGCCTTCCGGCAGCAGGTTTCCGGCGAGCAAACCAGGGTGCTCTTCCAGGAAGGCGGTTGTGGTGTCGCCGGCGAAAAACGGAAACGAACCCAAAATCGCGAGCAGCATGTCCCGATTCGTGGTGACTCCGGTGACGGTGGTCTCCGATAATGCCTGCAGCATCTCCTGGGTAGTGGTTTGCCGGTCGGGGCCAGACGTCGTGATCTTGGCAAGCAACGGGTCATAGAACTGCGGAACCGAATCCCCGGCCGAATACGAGGCATCGACCACTGCTCCGAGAGCGCTGGGCGACGCAAACTGACCAATCTTGCCCACGCTGGGCAGGAAGCCCTGGGATGGGTCCTCCGCATACAACCGAACCTCGATGGCGTGGCCGTCGATGTCGAGATCATCCTGCTCAACGGTGAACTCTTTACCTTGAGCAACCAGGATCTGCCACTGCACCAAATCGGTACCGGTGATTTCTTCCGTAACTCGGTGCTCCACCTGCAGTCGGGTGTTCATCTCGAGGAAGAAGAACTCCTGCGCATCACCGTCCCCGGACACCAGAAACTCCACCGTTCCTGCTCCGACATAACCGATCCGGGCTGCCAGGGACAGCGCAGCGGTGTACATGCGTTCCCGAGTCACATCAGTAGTTCCGGGGGACGGAGCCTCTTCGATGATCTTTTGGTGGCGCCGTTGAATCGAACATTCCCGATCGAATAGATGCAGGTAGTTGCCATGCTGGTCGCCAAAGACCTGCACTTCGACGTGGCGAGCCCGCGGCAAGTAGCGCTCCAGAAATACTGTCGGATCGCCAAAGGAAGATTGCGACTCTCGCCGGGCCCCTTCAACCGCAGGCAACAACTCATCGGGCTGTGACACCACTCGCATGCCCTTGCCGCCACCGCCAGCAGATGCCTTGATCATCACCGGATAGCCAACCTGCTCAGCTCGCTCAGCGATCTGTACCTCGGTTAGGTCGGCGTCTAGTTCTGCGCCGGGGACCAGCGGAACTCCCGCGGCAGCCGCGGCGTTCTTCGCTTCCACTTTCAGCGCCATGGCGCGGATCGCTTCCGGAGGTGGCCCAATCCAGGTCAGGCCAGCGCCAACTACCGCTTCGGCAAACTCTGGATTCTCCGCTAGAAAGCCATAGCCGGGGTGGATGGCATCAGCCTCAGTGCGCTTCGCAGCAGCCAAGATCGCCGGGATGTTCAGATATGTGTCTGCGGAGGCATTGCCGGGAAGATGCACCGCCAAGTCGGCGGCGCGCACATGTCGACCGTTTCGATCTGCATCCGAATACACCGCCACGCAGGTGATTCCCATCTCACGAGCCGTGTCGAACACTCGAATCGCTATCTCGCCCCGGTTGGCGACCAGGACTCGTCGGATAGTTGCCTCTACTGGCATGTTTTCCTCGTTTCGACTCATCACATCCGCCAAACGCCGTAGCCGCTAGTACCTTGCACTGGTCCGGAATGGGCGGCGGAAAGCGCCATGGTCAGCACCGCGCGGGTGTCTCGTGGATCGATGATGCCGTCGTCCCAGATGCGTCCAGTCGCGAACAAGCTGGTCGATTCCGATTCCACCTGGTTTTCAAAGGCATCGCGGATAGGGGCGAAAGCTGCCTCGTCAAACTCCGCTCCGGCTTTTTCGGTCTTTTGCCGAGCAACGATGTTCAGTACCCCGGCCAACTGTTTGGGCCCCATTACAGCGATGCGGTGGTTGGGCCAACTGAAGACGAACCGTGGGTCATAGGCTCGACCGCTCATGCCGTAGTTTCCGGCACCGTAGGAGGCACCCATCATCAAGGTGATGTGCGGCACGCTGCTGTTGGATACCGCGTTGATCAACTTGGCACCGTCTTTGATGATGCCGCCCTGTTCGTATTTGGTGCCGACCATGAAGCCGGTGATGTTTTGCGCGAACAGGATCGGTACGTCCATCCGGTTGCACAGTTGAATGAACTGAGCGCCTTTGTGGCTCTCTTCGCTGAACAAGATCCCGTTGTTGGCCAGGACGCCAACCGGGAAACCACCAATATGACCCCAGCCGGTCACCAGGGTGGTGCCATACAGCGGTTTGAACTCTTCAAACTCCGAACCATCAACGACCCGGGCTAGTACCTCGCGCGCCTCGAAGGGCATCCGTACATCGGCACTCGGGATGCCGAGCAGTTCTTCTGGGTCGTACAACGGGGCTGCCGCTGCTTCATCCGGTCCTGGTCCTTGTTTTCGCCACCGCAGATGAGACACGATTTGCCGGCCGATCCGAAGCGCATCCGCCTCGTCCTCAGCCAAGTAGTCGGCTAGCCCGCTGGTTCTGGCATGCATTTCCGCACCGCCGAGTTGCTCGTCGTCTGCGTCTTCGTCGATCGCCATCTTTACCAGCGGCGGACCGCCCAGATACACCCGAGCCGCCTCTTTCTGCAGTACGACGTAGTCGCTCATCCCGGGCACGTAGGCCCCGCCCGCGGTGCTCGAGCCGAACACCAACGTGATGGTGGGGATACCCGCTGCAGAAAGTTGCGTCAGGTTCTTAAAGGATGCTCCGCCGGGCACGAAGATGTCGGCCTGCTTGGGCAGGTCCGCACCACCTGACTCAGTCAGACTGACAAGCGGCAACCGGTTCTCGCGGGCGATATCCATCGCACGTAGTCCCTTACGAACTGCCGTCGGCCCCTGGGAACCACCCTTCACGGTCGGATCGTTGGCAATCACCATGCACTCGGTACCCGAGATAGTGCCAATCCCGGTGACAATGCCACCCCCGAGGGGATCGTCAGTGCCCCAACCGGCCAACGGTGATAGCTCGAGAAAGCCCGACATCGGGTCCAGCAAGTACTCGATTCGCTCTCGCGGCAACATTTTGCCGCGAGAACGTAATCGCCCGACGCTGCGATTCGCCTTGTCGGCATCCGTGGTACCGCCACCACGGGTTACCTGAGTCAGCAGGTCGTCTATCTCGGCCAGGCTCTCAGCCATGGCAGCCCGATTCGACGTGAACGGTTCTGCATTGCTATCAACGGAACTGCGTATTACTTGCCCCACGAACTTGACGCTACTGTCAAGTTGACGCCGGCGTCAAGAACTTCGCCGCAACAAACTTGCCTATCGAGACTCCAGCGCCGATCTAAGCCCAACACCGTAGCCACGGTTCGTGTCGCAGCAACCTCGCGCGACGAAGTCAGGGGACGATGAAGACATGGCGCCCATCACTTGGCAATTGGCGATCCGCATCGCGACGGAGGTCGATCCCATCCCGCCCCGTCGAGTCGACCTACTGTCGGCGATCGGTAGCACGCTGGCCGAACCCATTTCAGCCCTAGCAGATCTGCCTCCCGACCCAGCCGCTACCGAGTCAGGCTGGGCAGTGCGAGGACTCGGACCGTGGGCAGTCGTCCCGCACCCCGCGCACAATGAACTAGCGGATGGTTGTGCGACTCCGATCGCAGCCGGCGCGATGCTACCCACTGGAACCGATGCCGTACTCGCCGACCGTTTTGCTGTGGTCGAAGGTGACGGCCGCACTGTACTGGTCGGGGAGGAGGGCAAACCTGCTAGCCGCCCCGGCCGACTGCGGCAAGGCTTTGGGATTACAACAGTTGGCGCAACAGCCAGCCA
This sequence is a window from Actinomycetes bacterium. Protein-coding genes within it:
- a CDS encoding ATP-grasp domain-containing protein, which gives rise to MSRNEENMPVEATIRRVLVANRGEIAIRVFDTAREMGITCVAVYSDADRNGRHVRAADLAVHLPGNASADTYLNIPAILAAAKRTEADAIHPGYGFLAENPEFAEAVVGAGLTWIGPPPEAIRAMALKVEAKNAAAAAGVPLVPGAELDADLTEVQIAERAEQVGYPVMIKASAGGGGKGMRVVSQPDELLPAVEGARRESQSSFGDPTVFLERYLPRARHVEVQVFGDQHGNYLHLFDRECSIQRRHQKIIEEAPSPGTTDVTRERMYTAALSLAARIGYVGAGTVEFLVSGDGDAQEFFFLEMNTRLQVEHRVTEEITGTDLVQWQILVAQGKEFTVEQDDLDIDGHAIEVRLYAEDPSQGFLPSVGKIGQFASPSALGAVVDASYSAGDSVPQFYDPLLAKITTSGPDRQTTTQEMLQALSETTVTGVTTNRDMLLAILGSFPFFAGDTTTAFLEEHPGLLAGNLLPEGQNPPPALVVAAAFHHLDTVDAADHWITDVFAGNLSADPVPPRFRNVSGTPGFLGLQYGSGESARRVWVLHESGRDNRWRVWLNPGEEPYSAEREFIGEVRVTRPAPDEDALPDQFLLVEIDGLVSRIETDTDEAGIRVVGVDGRFQFRPISVGEQNDAGTGDQGPVSPLPGTVAAIEVEPGQQVNEGETLVVLEAMKMEHRITADSDGTIDQVLVTPGQSVEAHQVLVTFAAGGDDD
- a CDS encoding acyl-CoA carboxylase subunit beta, encoding MAESLAEIDDLLTQVTRGGGTTDADKANRSVGRLRSRGKMLPRERIEYLLDPMSGFLELSPLAGWGTDDPLGGGIVTGIGTISGTECMVIANDPTVKGGSQGPTAVRKGLRAMDIARENRLPLVSLTESGGADLPKQADIFVPGGASFKNLTQLSAAGIPTITLVFGSSTAGGAYVPGMSDYVVLQKEAARVYLGGPPLVKMAIDEDADDEQLGGAEMHARTSGLADYLAEDEADALRIGRQIVSHLRWRKQGPGPDEAAAAPLYDPEELLGIPSADVRMPFEAREVLARVVDGSEFEEFKPLYGTTLVTGWGHIGGFPVGVLANNGILFSEESHKGAQFIQLCNRMDVPILFAQNITGFMVGTKYEQGGIIKDGAKLINAVSNSSVPHITLMMGASYGAGNYGMSGRAYDPRFVFSWPNHRIAVMGPKQLAGVLNIVARQKTEKAGAEFDEAAFAPIRDAFENQVESESTSLFATGRIWDDGIIDPRDTRAVLTMALSAAHSGPVQGTSGYGVWRM